One Desulfosoma caldarium genomic window, AAGGTTGAGTCGTCGCATGGGGCGCAAAGTCCCAGAGCTCACCGATCAGGCTTGCCGGCGCCTCCTCGACCATGCGTGGCCGGGCAATGTGCGCGAATTGGAAAACACGCTGGAGCGCGTGATGATCTTTTCCAGGGCAGATCGCATCGATGCCGGGGATCTTCTCTTGGAGCCTGTGGAATCCTCGATGGGTGTGACACCGGCTGTGCCGAGGCCTCAAGCCGCCTGTTCACCGAAAGAGATGAAAGAACCAGAAAGTTTTCAGGAACTTTCCTTGGCCGAAATGGAGCGGCGCCACATTTTGGCGGTCCTTCAGCGATGCGGCAACAACAGGACCAAAGCCGCCGCCGTGCTCGGCATCGGCACCAACACCCTTTGGAGAAAGCTGAAGAAATACGGCCATGAAGCCTCTTGAACAACGGGGTCTTCACAGTCTGACCCCCGAGACACTTCTCGCTGTACTGAACAGCATGGAAGACCAAATCTATGTGGTGGACCGCGATTATCGCATTCGGTTCATGAACTGGTCTTTGCGGCGCCATATGGGGGATGGTGAAGGGGCTCTGTGTCATGAATTTTTTGGGCACGACCGGGACACGTGCGACGAATGCCAACATGGCATGAGTTCCTTTGAACCGGAACGTCGCCGGGAATGGACCTCGCCGACGACGGGTCGCATCTACGAAGTGTCGGTATCGCCGGTGCACGGGCCTGACGGGAGTATCTTCAGGCTGCATATCATGCGCGACATCACGGAGCGCAAAGACCTGGAAAAGGCGCTTCAGGAGCATTCCAAATCGTTGGAAGCCAAAGTGCAGGAGCAAGCTCAAAGACTTTTTCGAAGCGAAAGATTATCGCTTCTAGGAGAAATCGCAGCCGGACTGGCCCATGAACTCCGCACCCCGCTCGGAGCCATTCTCACAGGGGTAAAGCTTTTGGAAAAAGAGCCCGTGGATCCTTCCCGCAGGGTCATGATTCTGGATTTGATCAAAAAAGAAACTGCTCGGCTCGAACGAAAACTCGCCGAGTTCCTGCAATACGCCAAGGGGCGCCTGCCGGGAAAGAAACCCACCGACGTCGGTCGGCTTTTGCACGATGTGGCAGCGCTACTCGCCGCCGACACTTCTTTGACCGGCCGGGTTCGCATTCGTGTGGAAGCGGCGCTGCACAGGGATCTTTTTCCCATGGACGCGGACCTCATGAAAGAAGTCTTGATCAACCTTGGCCAAAACGCCCTGCAGTCCCTCGGCGGTTCGGGGGAGCTGCTTTTCGAAGCTAAGCCCATTCCTGAAGGTCTGGAAATCCTGGTTCGAGACAACGGCCCGGGTATCGCCTCCGGCGACATGCCCCACATTTTCAAGCCGTTTTTTACGCGTCGCGCTGCGGGGACGGGATTGGGTCTGGCCATCTGCAAGGACATCGTCGAAGCCCACGGGGGCCGAATCACCGTGAG contains:
- a CDS encoding two-component system sensor histidine kinase NtrB, with protein sequence MKPLEQRGLHSLTPETLLAVLNSMEDQIYVVDRDYRIRFMNWSLRRHMGDGEGALCHEFFGHDRDTCDECQHGMSSFEPERRREWTSPTTGRIYEVSVSPVHGPDGSIFRLHIMRDITERKDLEKALQEHSKSLEAKVQEQAQRLFRSERLSLLGEIAAGLAHELRTPLGAILTGVKLLEKEPVDPSRRVMILDLIKKETARLERKLAEFLQYAKGRLPGKKPTDVGRLLHDVAALLAADTSLTGRVRIRVEAALHRDLFPMDADLMKEVLINLGQNALQSLGGSGELLFEAKPIPEGLEILVRDNGPGIASGDMPHIFKPFFTRRAAGTGLGLAICKDIVEAHGGRITVSSLPHVHTTFRILLPR